Proteins encoded within one genomic window of Phyllobacterium sp. T1293:
- the exbD gene encoding TonB system transport protein ExbD: MAGGIRHNVSDDDLQENHEINVTPFIDVMLVLLIIFMVAAPLATVDINVDLPASTAAPANRPDKPLYLTLKEDHTIAIVNDMVTKETLGAFLDQKTQGDRETRVFLRADRAVDYGALMDLMNTLRASGYLKIALVGLESAPLAPATPAPIGSAQ, from the coding sequence ATGGCTGGCGGTATCAGACACAATGTTTCTGACGACGATTTGCAGGAAAACCACGAGATCAATGTGACGCCGTTCATCGATGTCATGCTGGTTCTGCTGATCATTTTCATGGTGGCAGCGCCCTTGGCAACCGTCGATATCAATGTCGATCTGCCTGCATCAACAGCAGCCCCCGCTAACCGTCCTGACAAACCGCTTTATCTCACGTTGAAAGAAGATCACACCATCGCAATCGTCAATGACATGGTGACAAAGGAAACGCTTGGCGCGTTCCTTGATCAGAAGACGCAGGGCGACAGGGAAACACGCGTGTTCCTGCGCGCCGACCGCGCTGTGGATTATGGCGCGCTGATGGATCTGATGAATACCTTGCGCGCCAGTGGTTATCTCAAGATCGCGCTTGTCGGGCTTGAAAGCGCACCGTTGGCGCCAGCCACGCCTGCACCAATAGGAAGCGCGCAATAA
- the exbB gene encoding tonB-system energizer ExbB, producing the protein MRAVVITSGLLLSLISPVMAQETAPQAPQPAQQSPVEAAPVPQLAPAPATQSAPAPAVTPAPSPITSTPAAPAAVNKANLPHNLSPWGMFMAADWVVKGVMIGLAFASLITWTVWLAKTLELAGARVRAYRALNAIGNARTLRDAEQALEGRGGPGVQLVNAAREEVRMSQEARNYAGTDGLKERVASRLSRIEAQAGRRMSRGTGVLATIGSTAPFVGLFGTVWGIMNSFIGISESQTTNLAIVAPGIAEALLATAIGLVAAIPAVVIYNVFARSITGYRQLLADASAGVERLVSRDMDFALVPQVHQARPAAAE; encoded by the coding sequence ATGAGGGCGGTAGTTATTACGTCCGGGCTTCTGTTGTCTTTGATTTCCCCTGTGATGGCACAGGAAACCGCTCCTCAGGCACCGCAACCTGCACAACAGAGCCCTGTTGAAGCCGCGCCCGTGCCTCAACTTGCCCCGGCACCCGCCACTCAAAGTGCTCCTGCGCCTGCTGTAACTCCTGCACCCTCACCAATTACCTCGACACCAGCAGCACCTGCCGCAGTAAACAAGGCCAACCTGCCACACAACCTGTCACCATGGGGCATGTTCATGGCCGCAGACTGGGTGGTGAAGGGTGTCATGATCGGCCTGGCCTTTGCTTCGCTTATCACCTGGACTGTCTGGCTTGCCAAGACGTTGGAACTTGCTGGTGCGCGTGTTCGCGCTTATCGCGCCCTCAATGCAATTGGCAATGCCCGCACGCTGCGCGATGCGGAACAGGCGCTTGAAGGGCGTGGTGGACCGGGCGTCCAACTGGTCAATGCGGCGCGCGAGGAAGTGCGCATGTCGCAGGAAGCGCGCAATTATGCCGGTACGGACGGCCTGAAAGAACGCGTTGCCTCGCGTCTGTCGCGTATCGAGGCGCAGGCAGGGCGCCGGATGAGCCGTGGCACAGGTGTCCTTGCAACAATCGGTTCAACCGCTCCTTTCGTTGGCCTTTTCGGCACGGTCTGGGGCATCATGAACTCCTTCATTGGCATTTCAGAGTCGCAGACAACCAATCTTGCCATCGTGGCTCCCGGTATCGCGGAAGCTCTTCTGGCCACGGCGATCGGGCTGGTCGCAGCCATCCCCGCAGTCGTGATCTACAACGTGTTTGCCCGGTCGATCACCGGTTACCGGCAATTGCTTGCTGATGCGTCGGCTGGCGTTGAGCGTCTTGTCAGCCGTGATATGGATTTTGCGCTTGTACCCCAGGTGCATCAGGCACGCCCTGCAGCGGCAGAATAA